One stretch of Nocardia mangyaensis DNA includes these proteins:
- a CDS encoding biotin--[acetyl-CoA-carboxylase] ligase: MNRAPIDVPRLRSSLAAPAPLFYDRIDVVESTGSTNADLVARAVDPVLDRQALLAEEQVSGRGRHARAWVSPPRAQISLSILVRLPGIDPAALGWLPLLTGVAVVDALRGTAGLAPELKWPNDVLLDGRKLSGILAEVAATGIAPAVVVGIGMNVDLAEAELPVPHATSLAVAGASDTDRTALSAAILTEFARRFTAWERSGWASDELAAAYRDRCATIGLDVRAELPGGKVVTGVATGIDDTGRLLIGDTAVSAGDVSHLRGQY, encoded by the coding sequence ATGAACAGGGCACCGATCGACGTACCGCGTCTGCGCAGCTCCCTTGCCGCTCCGGCACCGTTGTTCTACGACCGGATCGACGTCGTCGAATCGACCGGATCGACCAATGCCGATCTGGTTGCCCGGGCCGTCGACCCGGTCCTCGACCGGCAGGCACTGCTGGCCGAGGAGCAGGTGAGCGGACGCGGTCGTCATGCCCGCGCGTGGGTGAGTCCGCCGCGCGCGCAGATCTCGCTGTCGATCCTGGTGCGACTGCCCGGTATCGACCCCGCGGCACTGGGCTGGTTGCCACTGCTGACCGGGGTCGCGGTCGTCGACGCGTTGCGCGGTACGGCCGGGCTCGCCCCGGAGCTCAAGTGGCCCAACGATGTTCTGCTCGACGGTCGCAAGCTCTCCGGCATTCTCGCCGAAGTGGCCGCGACCGGGATCGCGCCCGCAGTGGTCGTCGGGATCGGCATGAACGTCGACCTTGCCGAAGCGGAACTCCCTGTCCCGCATGCCACTTCGCTGGCCGTGGCCGGTGCGTCCGATACCGATCGCACCGCGCTCTCGGCCGCGATTCTCACCGAGTTCGCGCGCCGCTTCACCGCCTGGGAGCGGTCGGGCTGGGCGAGTGACGAACTGGCGGCGGCCTACCGCGACCGCTGCGCCACCATCGGGCTGGACGTGCGGGCGGAGTTGCCGGGCGGCAAGGTCGTCACCGGCGTTGCGACCGGGATCGACGACACCGGTCGGCTGCTCATCGGCGACACCGCGGTCTCGGCGGGCGACGTCTCCCATCTGCGCGGGCAGTACTGA